The candidate division TA06 bacterium genome has a window encoding:
- a CDS encoding DUF4321 domain-containing protein translates to MALKKRGAGFYLLIILGGALLGSGLGDLVGYILPSGVVRDFFTNAITPGVNPPLTINLLVMTLTLGFTLKLNIIALLGIVLMAYLLKWF, encoded by the coding sequence ATGGCGCTTAAAAAACGGGGAGCGGGGTTTTACCTGCTGATCATCCTGGGCGGAGCACTGCTGGGCAGCGGCCTGGGCGACCTGGTGGGATACATCCTGCCTTCGGGCGTGGTGCGTGATTTTTTCACCAATGCCATCACCCCTGGAGTCAACCCGCCGCTGACCATAAATCTGCTGGTGATGACCCTGACCCTGGGCTTCACCCTTAAGCTGAACATCATTGCCCTGCTGGGCATAGTGCTGATGGCCTATCTTCTGAAATGGTTTTAA
- the fsa gene encoding fructose-6-phosphate aldolase, translating into MKLFIDTANIAEIKEAASWGIIDGVTTNPSLIAKEGRDFATVVKEICAIVDGPVSAEVISEKSEEMLKEAEPLIKIHPNVVIKIPMTLEGLKAVKVLSQKGVKTHVTLIFSANQALLAAKAGATFISPFVGRLDDVSEYGMDLIGEIVQIYDNYDFATQILAASLRTPLHVLDCAKLGAHIATVPFNVLKMLAQHPLTDAGIKKFLDDWAKVKK; encoded by the coding sequence ATGAAGCTTTTCATCGATACCGCCAACATCGCCGAGATCAAGGAAGCCGCCAGCTGGGGCATCATTGACGGCGTGACCACCAACCCCAGCCTGATCGCCAAGGAGGGACGCGACTTTGCCACGGTGGTCAAGGAGATCTGCGCCATCGTGGACGGCCCGGTCTCGGCTGAGGTGATCAGCGAAAAGTCAGAGGAGATGCTTAAGGAGGCCGAGCCGCTGATCAAGATCCACCCCAACGTGGTGATCAAGATCCCCATGACCCTGGAGGGCCTGAAGGCGGTCAAGGTCCTGTCGCAAAAGGGGGTCAAGACACACGTCACTCTTATCTTCTCGGCCAACCAGGCCCTGCTGGCCGCCAAGGCCGGGGCCACCTTCATCAGCCCCTTCGTGGGCAGGCTGGACGACGTCTCGGAATACGGGATGGACCTGATAGGGGAGATCGTCCAGATCTACGACAATTACGATTTTGCCACCCAGATCCTGGCGGCCAGCCTAAGGACCCCGCTACACGTGCTGGACTGCGCCAAGCTGGGGGCCCATATCGCCACCGTGCCCTTCAACGTGCTGAAGATGCTGGCCCAGCACCCGCTGACCGACGCCGGGATCAAGAAATTCCTGGACGACTGGGCCAAGGTCAAGAAGTAA